From the genome of Aspergillus chevalieri M1 DNA, chromosome 8, nearly complete sequence, one region includes:
- the OST1 gene encoding dolichyl-diphosphooligosaccharide--protein glycotransferase subunit OST1 (BUSCO:EOG092628A0;~COG:O;~EggNog:ENOG410PJD1;~InterPro:IPR007676;~PFAM:PF04597;~SECRETED:SignalP(1-21);~TransMembrane:1 (n3-14c22/23o475-496i);~go_component: GO:0016021 - integral component of membrane [Evidence IEA];~go_process: GO:0006486 - protein glycosylation [Evidence IEA]), with the protein MRLFTAVTALCGLLLPSSVVCADERVAALSEFNPPQVFKNTNLVRNTNLEKGYVRETVNVVVENVDKQPQSDYYLPFPSDVFDKVGSLEVRDKKAAEKGRFDVEAVELDFRSDLEYFVIHFPEPLAPKSQITLGISYTLLNSLNPRPAAIEQSDRQFLSYSFSGFTISAYPTVTQKTKLKFPSTKVPDFTVTEGLKTASGSDPERQGATFTYGPYDTSKIAPGTTYPITVRYEFTKPVITASLLERDLEVSHWGGNLATEERYWLRNNGSELTNQFSRVEWTISSYQNLPSSALRELKYPLKAGSVDPYFIDDVGNVSTSRYRPGKPNRDAHLELRFRYPIFGGWNYSFRTGWNNGLSQFLRRAATGADSYVLKVPFIEGPKAPEGVQYENVVVRLVLPEGARNVKYELVEGSASNGLPGPNQIRSHLSSHKTYMDTLGRTVLTLEAENLSDEARDSQLVVTYDYTLLDGLRKPFTITAGLLTVFAAAWFIGNIDVSIKKR; encoded by the exons ATGAGGCTTTTTACCGCAGTTACTGCGCTCTGCGGGCTACTCCTGCCCAGCAGCGTAGTATGCGCCGATGAACGAGTCGCTGCGCTCAGCGAATTCAACCCCCCGCAAGTGTTTAAGAATACGAATCTGGTCCGGAACACCAATTTGGAGAAGGGATATGTTCGGGAGACGGTCAATGTGGTCGTGGAAAACGTGGACAAGCAGCCGCAGAGCGACTACTACCTGCCGTTCCCATCGGACGTGTTTGACAAGGTTGGAAGTCTGGAAGTGAGAGACAAGAAGGCAGCAGAGAAGGGAAGATTTGACGTGGAAGCTGTTGAGCTCGATTTCCGCAG TGACCTCGAATACTTTGTTATTCATTTCCCGGAGCCTCTCGCTCCCAAGTCGCAAATAACTCTGGGAATCTCGTATACCCTTCTCAATTCCCTTAACCCACGTCCGGCCGCCATCGAACAGTCTGACCGTCAATTCCTCTCCTACTCCTTCTCCGGCTTTACAATTTCGGCCTACCCTACCGTCACCCAGAAGACGAAACTGAAGTTCCCCAGCACGAAGGTTCCTGACTTTACTGTCACTGAGGGCCTCAAGACTGCCTCAGGCTCTGACCCCGAGCGCCAGGGCGCGACGTTCACCTACGGCCCATACGACACCTCCAAGATCGCACCTGGAACGACCTACCCAATTACCGTTCGCTACGAATTCACTAAGCCTGTCATCACGGCTTCTCTGTTGGAACGTGACTTGGAAGTATCCCACTGGGGTGGTAATCTGGCGACTGAGGAGCGATACTGGCTGCGCAACAATGGCTCTGAATTGACGAACCAATTTTCGCGTGTGGAATGGACCATTAGCAGCTACCAGAATTTGCCCTCGTCCGCATTGCGCGAGCTCAAGTACCCGCTCAAGGCCGGTTCGGTCGACCCCTACTTCATTGACGATGTCGGTAACGTTTCCACGAGTCGGTACCGTCCTGGAAAGCCTAACCGCGACGCGCACCTGGAACTTCGTTTTCGGTACCCCATCTTTGGTGGCTGGAACTACAGCTTCCGGACCGGATGGAACAACGGCCTTTCTCAATTTCTGCGCCGTGCGGCGACTGGTGCGGATTCATACGTCCTGAAGGTGCCGTTCATCGAGGGTCCTAAGGCTCCCGAGGGCGTTCAGTACGAGAATGTTGTTGTCCGCTTAGTTCTTCCTGAAGGAGCTCGGAATGTCAAGTATGAGTTGGTGGAAGGATCTGCCAGCAATGGCCTTCCTGGTCCCAACCAGATTCGGTCTCACCTGTCCAGCCACAAGACCTATATGGACACGTTGGGCCGGACCGTGCTGACCCTGGAAGCGGAGAATCTTTCTGACGAGGCTCGTGATTCTCAGCTTGTG GTCACTTATGATTACACTCTGTTGGATGGACTGCGCAAGCCATTTACCATCACAGCTGGTCTTTTGACAGTTTTTGCTGCTGCATGGTTCATTGGAAACATTGATGTGAGCATCAAGAAGCGGTAG
- the CEG1 gene encoding mRNA guanylyltransferase (BUSCO:EOG09262K8L;~COG:A;~EggNog:ENOG410PG3F;~InterPro:IPR001339,IPR017075,IPR012340,IPR013846;~PFAM:PF01331,PF03919;~go_component: GO:0031533 - mRNA cap methyltransferase complex [Evidence IEA];~go_function: GO:0004484 - mRNA guanylyltransferase activity [Evidence IEA];~go_process: GO:0006370 - 7-methylguanosine mRNA capping [Evidence IEA]), with product MPNSVPDLDAVGIKAEPDLADQFRREVAALLGRNNLNFPGAQPVSFSTKHLLELQREDYYVCEKTDGIRCLMYFARGDPDSDTPEIHYLIDRKNDYRFVPGLHFPRPGDKSFQSYHVDTLVDGELVNDTYDDGTQQLKYLVFDCLVLDGQVLMHRTLDKRLAYFKENVLKPYRAMYEKFPEEKQHRAFAVEDKSTQVSYGIEMMFRDIIPRVKRIHGNDGLIFTCRSTPYRIGTDEHILKWKPPAENTIDFRMRLEFPLLEPDSDDEADGITQPYRDYDAIPICHLFVMHSSNDYRPFGELYVSPSEWEDMKALGQPLDDTIVECAKDEEGRWRFHRLRDDKMDANHISTVQKVLESIEDRVTEDDLIRAAGAIKTAWKKRQAAQQAPPDVRGRPMPPVANGVKRKLEE from the coding sequence GCCGAACCAGACCTAGCCGACCAGTTCCGCCGCGAAGTTGCCGCACTCCTAGGTCGCAACAACCTAAACTTCCCGGGGGCGCAACCAGTCAGCTTTTCAACAAAACATCTCCTCGAACTACAACGCGAAGACTACTACGTATGCGAAAAGACAGATGGGATCCGATGTCTGATGTACTTTGCGCGCGGGGACCCGGACTCCGACACGCCTGAGATTCACTACCTGATCGACCGCAAGAATGACTACCGGTTCGTGCCGGGGCTGCATTTTCCTAGGCCGGGGGATAAGAGTTTTCAGTCGTACCATGTGGATACGCTTGTGGATGGGGAGTTGGTGAATGATACGTATGATGATGGGACACAGCAGCTCAAGTATCTAGTGTTTGATTGTTTGGTGCTAGACGGGCAGGTTTTGATGCACCGCACGCTGGACAAGCGATTGGCGTATTTCAAGGAGAATGTCCTTAAGCCATACAGGGCAATGTACGAAAAGTTCCCGGAAGAGAAACAACACCGCGCTTTCGCCGTCGAGGATAAGTCCACCCAGGTCAGCTACGGCATCGAGATGATGTTCCGCGATATCATCCCCAGGGTCAAGCGCATTCATGGCAACGATGGGTTAATCTTCACCTGTCGCAGCACGCCCTACCGCATTGGCACAGATGAGCATATCCTCAAATGGAAGCCTCCAGCCGAGAACACAATCGACTTCCGCATGCGCCTCGAGTTTCCTCTCCTCGAACCAGACTCGGATGATGAGGCGGACGGTATCACGCAGCCCTACCGCGATTACGATGCAATTCCTATCTGCCACCTCTTCGTTATGCACAGTTCGAACGATTACCGCCCCTTCGGTGAATTGTACGTCTCGCCGTCCGAGTGGGAGGATATGAAGGCCCTGGGGCAGCCGCTTGATGATACCATCGTCGAATGCGCAAAGGATGAAGAAGGGCGCTGGCGTTTCCACCGTCTTCGTGATGATAAGATGGATGCGAATCACATCTCTACTGTCCAGAAGGTTCTTGAGAGTATTGAAGATCGCGTGACGGAGGATGACCTCATTCGTGCTGCGGGTGCTATCAAGACCGCCTGGAAGAAACGGCAGGCTGCGCAGCAGGCTCCTCCAGATGTGAGAGGGAGGCCTATGCCGCCTGTTGCCAATGGGGTTAAGAGGAAACTGGAGGAATGA